From a single Armatimonadia bacterium genomic region:
- a CDS encoding Gfo/Idh/MocA family oxidoreductase produces the protein MAKTLKVGVIGVGGIARSHFPGWKESPIAEMIAFADINPTVLKQQSEAHGVERQYEDWKDLINDKDIDIVDVCTPNMYHTEATVAALNAGKHVICEKPLAPTPADIKKMIAARDKSGKLLMTAQHFRFQGTAQALKAEIDTGALGDVYHARSWMLRRGWYPVRPGFIYKKNSGGGPCIDIGVHILDLTLFMMGNPRPVTVSGVTGDKLSRMPGAFSQWQLAPIPKDVDVEEFAAAFVRFDNGATLILEVSWLLHHKTPGEDMQMWLYGTKAGVQWPTNEFVMSNNETRQIMNMQIFNAAQGEPHAKECVAFAEAVANNAPSPVPAEQSMDVIAILNGLYKSAAAGKEVTLKY, from the coding sequence GTGGCCAAGACGCTCAAGGTTGGCGTGATCGGTGTTGGCGGGATCGCGCGGTCGCATTTCCCCGGCTGGAAGGAAAGCCCGATCGCGGAGATGATCGCCTTCGCCGACATCAACCCGACGGTGCTCAAGCAGCAAAGTGAGGCGCACGGAGTCGAGCGGCAGTACGAGGACTGGAAGGACCTCATCAACGACAAGGACATCGACATCGTTGATGTGTGCACCCCGAACATGTACCACACCGAGGCAACCGTCGCTGCGCTGAACGCGGGCAAGCACGTGATCTGCGAGAAGCCCCTGGCGCCCACGCCGGCCGACATCAAGAAGATGATCGCCGCCCGTGACAAGAGCGGCAAGCTGCTCATGACGGCCCAGCACTTCCGCTTCCAGGGCACCGCCCAGGCGCTCAAAGCCGAGATCGACACCGGCGCCCTCGGCGACGTGTACCATGCACGAAGCTGGATGCTCCGCCGGGGCTGGTACCCGGTCCGGCCGGGCTTCATCTACAAGAAGAACTCCGGCGGTGGCCCGTGCATCGACATCGGTGTGCACATCCTCGACCTCACCCTGTTCATGATGGGCAACCCGCGTCCGGTCACGGTCTCCGGCGTCACCGGCGACAAGCTCTCCAGGATGCCCGGTGCCTTCTCACAGTGGCAGCTCGCCCCCATCCCCAAGGATGTTGACGTCGAGGAGTTCGCAGCCGCCTTCGTGCGGTTCGACAACGGCGCTACCCTCATCCTCGAGGTCAGTTGGCTGCTGCACCACAAGACCCCCGGCGAAGACATGCAGATGTGGCTGTACGGGACCAAGGCGGGCGTCCAGTGGCCCACCAACGAGTTCGTCATGTCCAACAACGAGACGCGCCAGATCATGAATATGCAGATCTTCAACGCGGCTCAGGGCGAGCCCCATGCGAAGGAGTGCGTCGCCTTCGCCGAGGCAGTCGCTAACAACGCTCCGTCGCCCGTACCGGCCGAGCAGTCCATGGATGTCATCGCCATCCTCAACGGCCTCTACAAGAGCGCCGCTGCCGGTAAGGAAGTCACGCTGAAGTACTAG
- a CDS encoding sialidase family protein, with the protein MPRSCVLIASLLVITACVGSQPALAQGAVTMPDTQDFTSDPALAPPTVNTTPGPEYADTARLWQGIPGIERTPGGRLWATWYSGGTTEGPYNYVVLVTSDDDGKSWSGPQLVIDPPGFVRAFDPCLWTDPSGRLWLFWAQALGHWDGRAGLFAITCSNPEASSPVWTEPRRLCNGIMMNKPLVLTTGEWLLPVAIWRWGSGLGKTNADLKLGLTPEQVKAGSHDMGTERGSNVVVSEDQGKTFRLLGQAHDPRSNCDEHMIVERKDGSLWMLIRTDYGIGESTSTDAGKTWTPGQPSGIQHPVTRFFVRRLASGRLLMVRHGEQAGTHRSHLTAYLSDDDGKTWVGGLLLDARNGVSYPDGTQGPDGTIYLIYDYDRGGDREILLATFKEEDVLAGKPVTEAVRLRNLVNRPPLVMRSNADGEPLAGPGARLTSAAELDVAKYGALLFTDRTYRFEHLPEELVGKAFLRSSIGACEARCTADGYVWVLTPSEGRNRDSLEKPLLQQGFTKVVLREFRIFDGMANACSVFQKKLAAGDKLQLGKWSVVLFDPQ; encoded by the coding sequence ATGCCCAGGTCCTGCGTGCTGATCGCGTCGCTTCTCGTCATCACCGCTTGCGTGGGTTCTCAGCCCGCCCTTGCCCAAGGAGCTGTCACCATGCCCGATACCCAGGACTTCACCAGCGATCCGGCCCTCGCACCACCGACAGTGAACACCACTCCCGGCCCCGAGTACGCAGATACCGCCCGCCTCTGGCAGGGCATCCCCGGCATCGAGCGCACTCCGGGAGGGCGACTGTGGGCCACCTGGTACAGCGGCGGCACCACCGAGGGCCCGTACAACTACGTCGTGTTGGTGACCAGCGACGACGACGGCAAGTCTTGGAGCGGTCCGCAGTTGGTGATCGATCCGCCGGGCTTCGTCCGCGCCTTCGACCCCTGCCTCTGGACAGACCCTTCGGGACGGCTCTGGCTGTTCTGGGCTCAGGCTCTCGGACATTGGGATGGTCGTGCCGGGCTGTTCGCCATCACCTGCAGCAACCCGGAGGCGTCGTCGCCCGTCTGGACCGAACCACGGCGGCTGTGTAACGGGATCATGATGAACAAGCCGCTGGTGCTCACCACCGGCGAGTGGCTTCTTCCCGTGGCAATCTGGCGCTGGGGCTCCGGCCTCGGCAAAACGAACGCGGACCTGAAGCTGGGACTCACTCCCGAGCAGGTGAAGGCCGGCAGTCATGATATGGGGACGGAACGCGGGTCGAACGTGGTCGTCTCCGAGGACCAGGGCAAGACCTTCCGCCTTCTGGGGCAAGCCCATGACCCTCGCAGCAACTGCGACGAGCACATGATCGTCGAGCGCAAGGACGGCAGCCTCTGGATGCTGATCCGGACGGACTACGGCATCGGCGAGAGCACCTCTACCGACGCCGGAAAGACCTGGACACCGGGGCAGCCTTCAGGCATCCAGCATCCCGTGACGCGCTTCTTCGTACGCCGCCTGGCCTCAGGCAGGCTGCTCATGGTCCGCCACGGCGAGCAGGCCGGGACGCATCGCTCACACTTGACGGCCTACCTCTCCGACGACGATGGGAAGACCTGGGTTGGTGGCCTGCTCCTCGACGCCCGCAACGGCGTCAGCTACCCCGATGGCACCCAGGGGCCTGATGGCACGATCTACCTCATCTACGACTACGACCGGGGTGGCGACCGCGAAATCCTGCTGGCGACCTTCAAGGAGGAGGACGTCCTCGCGGGCAAGCCGGTGACGGAAGCGGTCCGTCTGCGCAACCTCGTGAACCGGCCGCCGCTGGTGATGCGCAGCAATGCCGACGGTGAGCCACTCGCCGGTCCCGGAGCACGCCTGACCTCCGCGGCCGAGCTCGACGTGGCCAAGTATGGCGCGCTGCTCTTCACCGACCGCACCTACCGCTTCGAGCACCTTCCCGAGGAGCTGGTCGGCAAGGCCTTCCTGCGGTCCTCGATCGGCGCCTGCGAGGCACGGTGCACCGCTGACGGCTACGTCTGGGTCCTGACGCCCTCCGAGGGCCGCAACCGTGACAGCCTCGAGAAGCCTCTGCTTCAGCAGGGCTTCACGAAGGTGGTGCTTCGCGAGTTCCGCATCTTCGACGGCATGGCTAACGCCTGCTCGGTCTTCCAGAAGAAGCTTGCAGCCGGTGACAAGCTGCAACTGGGCAAGTGGTCGGTCGTGCTGTTCGACCCGCAGTAG
- a CDS encoding Gfo/Idh/MocA family oxidoreductase codes for MSLRIGLVGARRGLSLIQGVRSVAGCQVTAVCDLLPERCAQVAQEYEIPHQFSDYAAMLDSGTVNAVVIATPQFLHAPQAVEALRRDLHVLSEVPAATDLMQCCELLDAVRDSRGTYMISENCCYMTPNVLVREMAHRGLFGDLYFSEGEYIHALRELYVTTPWRRRWQSGRNGVTYPTHQLGPVLQWIEDRITSVACLGSGHHYLDTEGKPYEQEDCILMTCRTARGGMVKVRQDILSERPHITCAYSLQGTEGCYESARSPQETAKVWLKGRSPDNSTWLPLTDFAEEFLPSEMQTPPEEVASAGHGGTDFWVARDFAEAALEQRPPALDVHFALDITVPGLISEQSIALEGAPIRVPDFRQYVPGSKVLPVV; via the coding sequence ATGTCCTTGCGTATTGGTCTTGTCGGTGCCCGGCGCGGGCTTTCGCTGATCCAGGGCGTGCGCTCGGTTGCGGGCTGCCAGGTGACGGCGGTCTGTGATCTGCTGCCCGAACGGTGTGCACAGGTGGCCCAGGAGTACGAGATTCCCCACCAATTCAGCGACTATGCCGCCATGCTGGACAGCGGCACCGTGAATGCCGTTGTGATCGCTACGCCTCAGTTTCTGCATGCTCCGCAGGCTGTCGAGGCACTGCGGCGCGACCTCCACGTCCTCAGCGAGGTACCGGCTGCGACCGACCTGATGCAGTGCTGCGAGTTGCTGGACGCCGTCAGGGACAGCCGCGGCACCTACATGATCAGCGAGAACTGCTGCTACATGACCCCGAATGTGCTCGTGCGAGAGATGGCGCACCGGGGACTGTTCGGCGACTTGTACTTCTCCGAGGGCGAGTACATCCATGCTCTGCGCGAGCTCTACGTGACGACGCCCTGGCGACGGCGCTGGCAGTCCGGGCGCAATGGCGTGACCTATCCGACGCATCAACTGGGCCCCGTTCTGCAGTGGATCGAGGACCGGATCACCTCGGTGGCGTGCCTCGGCAGCGGCCACCACTACCTGGACACCGAGGGCAAGCCCTACGAGCAGGAGGACTGCATCCTGATGACCTGCCGGACGGCCCGTGGCGGGATGGTCAAGGTGCGCCAGGACATCCTCTCGGAGCGTCCGCACATCACCTGCGCCTACAGCCTGCAGGGGACGGAAGGCTGCTACGAGTCGGCACGGAGCCCTCAGGAGACGGCGAAGGTGTGGCTCAAGGGGCGCTCGCCGGACAACTCCACCTGGCTCCCGCTGACGGACTTCGCGGAGGAGTTTCTGCCCTCCGAGATGCAGACGCCGCCGGAGGAGGTCGCCTCAGCCGGCCACGGCGGCACGGACTTCTGGGTTGCCCGCGATTTCGCCGAGGCGGCCCTCGAGCAGCGTCCACCGGCGCTGGACGTCCACTTCGCGCTGGACATCACAGTCCCGGGGCTTATCAGCGAGCAGTCGATAGCCCTGGAAGGTGCGCCGATTCGGGTGCCGGACTTCCGGCAGTACGTGCCAGGCTCGAAGGTGCTTCCGGTGGTCTAA
- a CDS encoding acyloxyacyl hydrolase, producing the protein MFGLLCAIAVAVMLVAVISPASCQQVTPDDTRMNMEELMQPGLQAWTISAGAGFQHNLPTGPRSDLIADGLEVRWERYDHPDRALGLTLGYAKLRNIPEYINTVGFVGSYRQYCSIKPRRAIYWEGAVGLVHFDSLVRELATHTNFTEHVGFGVQWPRGEAGAWTLGYRFQHVSNAGRKRPNIGLNASDLQIGYTTYLR; encoded by the coding sequence GTGTTCGGATTGCTCTGTGCGATAGCTGTGGCAGTCATGCTGGTTGCTGTCATCAGCCCGGCGTCATGCCAGCAGGTGACGCCCGACGACACGAGGATGAACATGGAGGAGCTCATGCAACCGGGGCTCCAGGCGTGGACCATCTCGGCCGGCGCCGGCTTCCAGCATAACCTCCCGACGGGCCCGCGCAGCGACCTCATCGCCGACGGATTGGAGGTCCGCTGGGAGCGCTACGACCATCCTGACCGCGCCCTCGGGCTCACCCTCGGTTACGCCAAGCTCCGCAATATCCCCGAGTACATCAACACGGTCGGCTTCGTCGGGAGCTACCGGCAGTACTGCTCCATCAAGCCCCGGCGAGCCATCTACTGGGAAGGCGCTGTCGGATTGGTCCACTTCGACTCGCTGGTGCGCGAACTCGCGACCCACACCAACTTCACCGAGCACGTCGGCTTCGGTGTGCAGTGGCCCCGTGGGGAGGCAGGCGCCTGGACCCTCGGCTACCGCTTCCAGCATGTCTCCAACGCAGGCCGCAAACGCCCCAACATCGGGCTCAACGCCAGCGACCTCCAGATTGGCTACACCACGTACCTGCGGTGA
- the melA gene encoding alpha-galactosidase gives MPKIVLIGAGSGFGSRLSVDILSYPELQDSDLCLVDIEQARVDGVADFVRKVVDRHKLPTRVYATTDRRAVLEGADYVVVAIAVGGPAYNGVPYYWEIEIPKKYGVSQQVADTVGVGGVFRTLRTAPEMLRICRDMEELCPKAWLINYTNPMSMLCWAMYKATKIRGVGLCHSVQGTHNQLCGFLGLQANQATSWVAGINHQSWFLRFEKRGSAWSQGEDLYPALFEAAKNPEIFNKEAVRFEMMKHFGYFVTESSGHNSEYVPYFRKRPELFEQFNLKHREPTKDGDRAKRFWEQDVPGAGKIDDDALALKRSQEYASGIMYAIETNGLFRFNGNVRNDGLISNLPDGCCVEVPCMVDGTGIRPCGIGALPVQVAALNQVHVAVQQLTVEAVLEKDLNKAFMACALDPLTAAICSLADIRSMFDELVEADRPWLGDMFA, from the coding sequence ATGCCCAAGATCGTACTCATCGGAGCGGGCAGCGGCTTCGGCAGCCGGCTCTCTGTGGACATCCTCTCGTACCCCGAGCTTCAGGACAGCGACCTGTGCCTGGTCGATATCGAGCAGGCCCGCGTCGACGGCGTCGCCGACTTCGTCCGTAAGGTGGTCGACCGCCACAAGCTACCCACCCGTGTCTACGCAACCACCGACCGCCGCGCGGTCCTCGAAGGCGCCGACTACGTGGTTGTGGCCATCGCCGTCGGCGGACCAGCCTACAACGGTGTGCCCTACTACTGGGAGATCGAGATCCCCAAGAAGTACGGCGTCAGTCAGCAAGTCGCAGATACCGTCGGCGTCGGTGGCGTGTTCCGCACACTGCGCACGGCTCCTGAGATGCTGCGTATCTGCCGCGACATGGAGGAGCTCTGCCCCAAAGCCTGGCTCATCAACTACACCAATCCCATGTCCATGCTCTGCTGGGCCATGTACAAGGCCACCAAGATCAGGGGCGTCGGCCTCTGTCACAGCGTCCAGGGAACCCACAACCAGCTCTGCGGCTTCCTCGGCCTTCAGGCCAATCAGGCCACCAGTTGGGTCGCGGGCATCAACCACCAGTCGTGGTTCTTGCGCTTCGAGAAGCGTGGCAGTGCCTGGAGCCAGGGCGAGGACCTCTACCCGGCTCTCTTCGAGGCCGCTAAGAACCCCGAGATCTTCAACAAGGAAGCCGTGCGCTTCGAGATGATGAAGCACTTCGGCTACTTCGTCACCGAGTCCAGCGGCCACAACTCCGAGTACGTTCCCTACTTCCGCAAGCGCCCCGAGCTCTTCGAGCAGTTCAACCTCAAGCACCGCGAGCCGACCAAGGATGGCGATCGAGCCAAGCGCTTCTGGGAGCAGGACGTCCCCGGCGCGGGCAAGATCGATGACGACGCCTTGGCCCTCAAGCGCTCCCAGGAGTACGCCTCGGGCATCATGTACGCTATTGAGACCAACGGTCTGTTCCGCTTCAACGGAAACGTGCGCAACGATGGCCTCATCAGCAATCTTCCCGACGGCTGCTGCGTCGAGGTGCCCTGCATGGTCGATGGCACCGGCATCCGCCCCTGCGGAATCGGCGCTCTTCCCGTGCAGGTTGCAGCTCTGAACCAGGTCCACGTCGCCGTGCAGCAGCTTACCGTCGAGGCTGTGCTGGAGAAGGACCTCAACAAGGCCTTCATGGCTTGCGCCCTTGATCCGCTAACAGCGGCGATCTGCTCCCTGGCCGACATCCGCTCGATGTTCGATGAGTTGGTCGAGGCCGACCGGCCCTGGCTCGGCGACATGTTTGCCTGA
- a CDS encoding sulfatase, with product MPRPNVIYINSHDTGRYLQPYGYAVRTPNLQRLAEQGVLFRQAYNAGPTCSPSRAALVTGQCPHSCGMTGLAHRGFALKDYSHHLQHTLQRNGYRTYFTGAQHVAGGPGKPPWETIGYDKWLGHQGHLAARDFLDSRPTEPFYLEVGFNNTHREFEAPQDPRDDPRYTMPPSCLPDVPEVRRDFARFRSDAALLDAKMGMVFEALDRNGLADNTLVICTTDHGIAFPRMKCQLTDHGMGVMLILRGPGDFTGGKVIDGMVSHMDLFPTLCEYLGLEAPDWLEGVSFLPLVRGEAEQVREYLTSEVTYHAAYEPMRCLRTPRYKYIRRFDERSSMVFPNTDDGSSKAFLMHNGWASQPREQEMLYDLIFDPCETNNLVDRTDLHSTLLDLRQKLEQWMRDTKDPLLDGPVPLPEGAVANDPDGFTPRDRPDARS from the coding sequence ATGCCCAGGCCCAATGTGATCTACATCAACTCCCATGACACGGGGCGGTACCTCCAGCCCTATGGGTATGCCGTGCGAACACCGAACCTGCAGCGTCTGGCCGAGCAGGGCGTTCTGTTCCGCCAGGCCTACAATGCCGGGCCAACCTGCTCTCCTAGTCGCGCAGCCCTGGTCACCGGGCAATGCCCGCATAGCTGCGGGATGACCGGCCTTGCGCACCGCGGCTTCGCCCTGAAGGACTACAGCCACCACCTGCAGCACACCCTTCAGCGCAACGGGTACCGCACCTACTTCACCGGGGCCCAGCATGTCGCAGGAGGCCCGGGGAAGCCCCCCTGGGAGACCATCGGCTACGACAAGTGGCTGGGTCATCAGGGCCATCTCGCGGCGCGGGACTTCCTAGACTCCCGTCCAACCGAGCCCTTCTACCTGGAGGTGGGCTTCAACAACACCCACCGGGAGTTCGAGGCGCCGCAGGACCCGCGAGACGACCCTCGCTACACGATGCCGCCTTCCTGTCTGCCCGATGTCCCTGAGGTCCGGCGCGACTTCGCACGCTTCAGGTCCGATGCCGCGCTCCTGGACGCGAAGATGGGCATGGTGTTCGAGGCCCTCGACCGCAACGGGCTCGCGGACAACACGCTGGTCATCTGCACCACCGACCACGGGATCGCCTTCCCGCGGATGAAGTGCCAGCTCACCGACCACGGAATGGGCGTCATGCTGATCCTCCGTGGCCCCGGTGACTTCACCGGTGGCAAGGTGATCGACGGGATGGTCTCGCACATGGACCTCTTCCCGACCCTGTGCGAGTACCTGGGTCTTGAGGCCCCGGACTGGCTGGAGGGCGTATCCTTCCTGCCGCTGGTGCGCGGGGAAGCGGAGCAGGTCCGCGAGTACCTGACCTCCGAGGTCACCTACCACGCCGCCTATGAGCCGATGCGCTGCCTGCGCACACCGCGCTACAAGTACATACGGCGCTTCGATGAGCGCAGCAGCATGGTCTTCCCAAACACCGACGACGGCTCCAGCAAAGCCTTCCTCATGCACAACGGCTGGGCCTCACAGCCACGGGAGCAGGAGATGCTGTACGACCTGATCTTCGATCCCTGCGAGACCAACAACCTCGTCGACCGCACCGACCTGCACTCGACCCTCTTGGACCTGCGGCAGAAGCTCGAGCAGTGGATGCGCGACACAAAGGACCCTCTCCTCGACGGTCCGGTCCCGCTTCCCGAGGGCGCCGTGGCAAATGACCCCGACGGCTTCACCCCGAGGGACCGCCCGGACGCACGGTCCTAA
- a CDS encoding response regulator transcription factor: protein MSRARVLVVGSSTDTQEVMERKLQEAGFDVLVCPAGSDLQEALHEHKPDLVVLDLELADRHGLDVCREVAAARGRGVIALAPEGDSVSGIVSLELGADDFICKPVDMRELSARAKAVLRRLQSGGVEAEPGSLRVGGLEVDERTHLVRVNGRSLSLGPIDCMILSTLMRRVGHVCTREELCEAAWGQAHQPAHKLTMHINNLRNKIEPDPRRPRYLLTVRGVGYKISDRPET from the coding sequence GTGAGTAGAGCGAGGGTTCTGGTCGTCGGAAGCAGCACCGACACACAGGAAGTGATGGAGCGCAAACTGCAGGAAGCAGGCTTCGACGTGCTGGTCTGTCCGGCAGGCAGCGACCTGCAGGAGGCCTTGCACGAGCATAAGCCTGATCTGGTGGTGCTGGACCTCGAACTGGCGGACCGACACGGTCTCGACGTCTGCCGTGAGGTTGCCGCCGCCCGTGGACGTGGAGTGATTGCCCTCGCGCCCGAAGGGGACAGCGTCAGCGGCATCGTGAGCCTCGAACTGGGCGCAGATGACTTCATCTGCAAGCCCGTGGACATGCGCGAGCTCAGTGCCCGCGCGAAGGCGGTGCTACGCCGGCTGCAGAGCGGAGGAGTCGAGGCCGAACCCGGATCGCTCCGCGTCGGGGGGCTGGAAGTCGACGAGCGGACCCATCTTGTGCGCGTGAACGGTCGCTCGCTATCCCTCGGACCGATCGACTGCATGATCCTCTCGACCCTGATGCGCCGCGTAGGCCACGTCTGCACTCGCGAGGAGCTGTGCGAGGCCGCCTGGGGCCAGGCACATCAGCCCGCCCACAAGCTCACCATGCACATCAACAACCTGCGCAACAAGATTGAGCCCGATCCGCGTCGACCGCGCTACCTCCTCACGGTCCGCGGCGTCGGCTACAAAATATCCGACCGACCGGAAACCTAG
- a CDS encoding uroporphyrinogen decarboxylase family protein translates to MTELTSRERIDNILHRRPVDRIGVFEHFWGDTQRVWMEQGHLKPGENLAEHFGFDLELCWPFKMVADLDFVDEVVEETDETRLVRNGNYTLMRSHKLHSSTPEHVDFLVKDRAGWEEHLKPKLVADRRRVNFEAYRRVRQHAAETNRFFAWSGVNVFELIKDVCGHQWMLIGMAEDPDWVIDMAQTYARLTVDLQDMLFAEEGLPDGIWYYEDLGFKQRPFMSPTMYREILQPAHTYTIDRAKRDNLPVVMHSCGYVEPLLPGIVEAGVDCLQVIEVKAGMDLLKLYHEWGDRLSFMGGIDVRVLYTNDLARIDAELEAKIPVVMGNNGYVLHSDHSIPNTVDYASYRHFVQRGLELGTYRD, encoded by the coding sequence ATGACTGAACTCACGAGCCGCGAACGCATCGACAACATACTGCACAGAAGGCCGGTCGACCGCATCGGAGTGTTTGAGCACTTTTGGGGTGACACCCAGCGGGTGTGGATGGAGCAGGGGCATCTGAAGCCGGGCGAGAACCTCGCCGAGCACTTCGGCTTCGATCTGGAGCTGTGCTGGCCCTTCAAGATGGTGGCCGACCTCGACTTCGTCGACGAGGTCGTCGAGGAGACTGACGAGACCCGGCTGGTGCGGAACGGCAACTACACGCTGATGCGCAGCCACAAGCTCCATTCCTCCACGCCCGAGCACGTCGACTTCCTCGTCAAGGACCGCGCGGGCTGGGAGGAGCACCTCAAGCCGAAGCTGGTCGCCGACCGGCGGCGCGTGAACTTCGAGGCCTACCGGCGGGTGCGGCAACACGCAGCCGAGACCAACCGCTTCTTCGCCTGGTCCGGCGTCAACGTCTTCGAACTCATCAAGGACGTCTGCGGCCATCAGTGGATGCTCATCGGCATGGCCGAGGACCCCGACTGGGTCATCGACATGGCCCAGACCTATGCCCGTCTGACCGTCGACTTGCAGGACATGCTCTTCGCCGAGGAGGGTCTGCCTGACGGGATCTGGTACTACGAGGACCTGGGGTTCAAGCAGCGCCCCTTCATGTCGCCGACAATGTACCGCGAGATACTCCAGCCTGCGCACACCTACACCATCGACCGAGCCAAACGCGACAACCTGCCCGTCGTCATGCACTCCTGCGGGTATGTCGAGCCGCTGCTGCCCGGCATCGTCGAGGCGGGCGTGGACTGCCTGCAGGTCATCGAGGTCAAGGCCGGCATGGACCTGCTCAAGCTGTACCACGAGTGGGGGGATCGGCTATCCTTCATGGGCGGCATCGACGTGCGCGTACTGTACACCAACGATCTCGCCAGGATCGATGCCGAGTTGGAGGCCAAGATCCCGGTGGTCATGGGCAACAACGGCTACGTCCTGCACAGCGACCACTCCATCCCCAACACCGTGGACTACGCCTCCTACCGGCACTTCGTCCAGAGAGGGCTTGAGCTCGGAACCTACCGAGACTGA
- a CDS encoding nucleoside hydrolase, with protein MTDALDRAPRRVLLDTDMGGDCDDAGALAILHAMCDLGEAALLGVVCCTSARYTPGCIDAINHYYGRPEIPVGTIEVEGFMADTDRAYSRQVAETFPNKIRNRDNAERSVKLFRRVLAAQPTASVDLVAIGPLPNLAHLMDSEPDEISSLNGRSLVAQKVRELTIMGGFFGESKPHPGAGEYNFANDAPAAAAVAKDWPTPILYCGWEIGNACPTGSKLTGHTPETNPVRKAYELYLHGPDRARPSFDLATVYAAVRGCEPLWKESAPGRCIVDPKTGQNTWEDLPTGKDRYMIPLAETSVVAERIEELLIKAPARQ; from the coding sequence ATGACTGATGCCCTTGACCGAGCACCGCGACGCGTCCTTCTCGACACCGACATGGGCGGTGACTGTGACGATGCGGGTGCTCTGGCGATCCTACACGCGATGTGCGACCTGGGCGAGGCAGCCCTACTGGGTGTCGTGTGCTGCACCTCAGCGCGCTACACGCCCGGGTGCATCGACGCCATCAACCACTACTACGGGCGTCCCGAGATCCCCGTCGGCACAATCGAGGTCGAGGGGTTCATGGCCGATACCGATCGTGCCTACAGCCGCCAGGTGGCCGAGACCTTCCCCAACAAGATCAGGAACCGTGACAACGCCGAGAGGTCCGTCAAGCTCTTCCGCCGGGTCCTGGCCGCACAGCCCACGGCAAGTGTGGACCTCGTGGCGATCGGGCCACTCCCGAACCTCGCCCACCTGATGGACTCGGAGCCGGACGAGATCAGCTCGCTGAACGGGCGCAGCCTTGTGGCGCAGAAGGTGCGGGAGCTCACGATCATGGGAGGGTTCTTCGGGGAGAGCAAGCCGCATCCGGGAGCCGGCGAGTACAACTTCGCCAACGATGCCCCGGCCGCTGCGGCCGTTGCGAAGGACTGGCCGACACCGATCCTCTACTGCGGTTGGGAGATCGGCAACGCCTGTCCGACCGGCTCGAAGCTCACCGGGCACACACCGGAGACGAACCCGGTGCGCAAAGCCTATGAGCTGTACCTACACGGACCCGACCGGGCCCGACCCAGCTTCGACCTGGCCACGGTGTATGCCGCCGTGCGGGGTTGTGAGCCCCTGTGGAAGGAGAGCGCTCCAGGCCGCTGCATCGTTGACCCCAAGACCGGGCAGAACACGTGGGAGGACCTGCCCACAGGCAAGGACCGCTACATGATCCCACTCGCAGAGACTTCCGTCGTTGCTGAGCGGATCGAGGAACTGCTGATCAAGGCGCCAGCCAGACAGTAG
- a CDS encoding response regulator, with protein sequence MPRVLIADDDPGIVETVAVRLQTMGIESDTANSGRSALRKICERTCADRLYDVVIVDISMPDIDGWHVLKAIKNNPLWEAMKVVVISGFADSPSDLMRIIEFDGVFVEKRAGFIDTVGEVVKRVLESGD encoded by the coding sequence ATGCCCCGAGTTCTCATCGCCGACGATGACCCCGGCATTGTGGAGACTGTGGCGGTGCGCCTGCAGACGATGGGCATTGAGTCCGACACCGCCAACAGTGGGCGGTCGGCTCTCCGCAAGATCTGCGAACGGACCTGCGCCGACCGGCTCTACGACGTGGTGATCGTCGACATCAGCATGCCGGATATCGACGGCTGGCACGTTCTCAAAGCGATCAAGAACAACCCTCTGTGGGAAGCCATGAAGGTCGTTGTGATCAGCGGCTTCGCCGACAGCCCGAGCGACCTCATGCGGATCATCGAGTTCGATGGGGTGTTCGTTGAGAAGCGCGCCGGCTTCATCGACACCGTCGGCGAGGTCGTCAAGCGCGTGCTTGAGAGCGGCGACTGA
- the smpB gene encoding SsrA-binding protein SmpB, translated as MPAESGDKSSGTLVASNRRARHDYFVDESLEAGLVLAGSEVKSVRSHHVSITEAYATVEGGQVWLRGMRISAYDPARDNAEPTRDRKLLLKTREIRRLERALREKGYTLIPLRLYFNSRGYAKIELGLCRGKRQYDKREAIAEREFERRKQRALAEHQRGH; from the coding sequence ATGCCTGCGGAGAGCGGCGACAAGAGTTCCGGAACCCTGGTGGCGAGCAACCGTCGTGCGCGACATGACTACTTCGTCGACGAGTCCCTGGAGGCGGGCCTGGTGCTGGCCGGTTCCGAGGTCAAGTCGGTACGCTCACACCATGTCAGCATCACGGAGGCGTATGCGACCGTCGAGGGCGGTCAGGTGTGGCTCCGCGGGATGCGCATTTCGGCCTATGATCCGGCGCGGGACAATGCCGAGCCGACGCGTGATCGCAAGCTGCTGCTGAAGACGCGGGAGATCCGGCGCCTTGAGCGTGCGCTGCGCGAGAAGGGCTACACCCTGATTCCGCTCAGGCTGTACTTCAACAGCCGTGGGTATGCGAAGATTGAGCTGGGCCTGTGTCGTGGGAAGCGCCAGTACGACAAACGGGAAGCCATCGCAGAGCGGGAGTTCGAGCGCCGCAAGCAGAGGGCCCTGGCTGAGCACCAACGGGGGCACTAG